A portion of the Chondrinema litorale genome contains these proteins:
- a CDS encoding circularly permuted type 2 ATP-grasp protein: protein MDEKVVVNESMIDFYLSERTKNNTPFFDEVANAEGTVFPHWLKLAKSFDTLGNEQMDYRAREVAQQLKDNGVTYNIYGDPNGKNRPWRLDPVPMVFGEADWEMIEKGLRQRAVLLNHVLKDIYGERKLIRAGLIPFELVYNHQGFLRQMDKIRIPGEHQLIQYSADLARGPDGKMWVLHDRTDAPSGAGYAFENRVAMTRVFPEMIRENHVRKITSYYQTLKNTLVDLAWQNKENPRIVVLSPGPGNETYFEHAYLSSFMGFTLAVGEDLTVSDGYVWLKTIEGLEKVDVIVRRVDDVFCDPLEFRQDSHLGVVGLMEAIREKKVLVINPLGTRILENPGLMAFLPQLCKHILGEDLILPSVATWWCGQQKEKKYVLENIKFLLIRKIYRHNSNRTVYGGDLSESELDDLIADINTRPYLYVGQEMVKFSTTPSYIDGKLEARNAVFRSYIVSDSDKGTYHVMPGGLSRSSPDRGVFIVSNQNGGISKDTWVLGQERRKVETHKKVRVTQQVENILPSRTGENLFWLGRHIERSIYTVRLLRIIIRKFYETDDETNVENDITLVPLLKALTAITGTQPGFFKRKTLQNPEKELISLMNDTKRLGTLSQSLQAFISNGYAVRDRLSLDTWRILESISEEWEHMQSKTSVSDINRNLDNLIIKLMAFHGLNIDNMTREPSWYILNIGRFLESSMQTCAILKNILSAKHDTETEKTLLEFVLMANESLVTYRYRYRSTLEIYGVLSLLLIDELNPKSVVYQIENINYHVESMPTGKERYLNPIRKKLLEITTLVRLCDPQHLATIPEKEKSRVELRDLLGNVMQGLSEASNIINEHYFSHIQSQYSFVTTEIPEV from the coding sequence ATGGACGAAAAAGTTGTAGTTAATGAATCTATGATAGACTTCTACTTGTCGGAGAGAACTAAAAACAACACTCCATTTTTTGACGAAGTGGCCAATGCTGAAGGTACAGTTTTTCCACATTGGCTAAAACTGGCTAAAAGCTTTGATACGCTTGGTAACGAACAAATGGATTACCGAGCTCGTGAAGTCGCTCAACAGCTAAAAGACAATGGTGTTACCTATAATATTTATGGTGACCCCAATGGAAAAAACCGACCGTGGAGACTCGATCCGGTACCAATGGTATTTGGTGAAGCTGACTGGGAAATGATTGAAAAAGGATTGAGACAACGTGCAGTACTGCTCAATCATGTTTTAAAAGATATTTATGGAGAAAGAAAGCTCATTAGAGCAGGCTTAATTCCATTTGAGTTGGTATATAACCATCAGGGCTTTTTGAGGCAGATGGATAAAATCAGAATTCCGGGCGAACACCAGTTGATACAATATTCTGCTGATCTGGCAAGAGGACCCGACGGTAAAATGTGGGTTTTGCACGATCGTACAGATGCTCCTTCAGGAGCGGGTTATGCTTTCGAAAACCGGGTAGCCATGACACGTGTATTTCCTGAAATGATTAGAGAAAACCATGTGCGGAAAATTACCAGTTATTATCAGACCTTAAAAAATACACTGGTCGATTTAGCATGGCAAAATAAAGAGAATCCAAGAATTGTAGTGCTTTCTCCCGGTCCGGGTAACGAGACATATTTCGAGCATGCATACCTTTCTTCTTTTATGGGTTTTACATTGGCAGTGGGCGAAGACTTAACTGTAAGTGATGGCTATGTTTGGCTTAAAACTATAGAAGGGCTAGAGAAAGTAGATGTAATTGTAAGAAGAGTAGATGATGTTTTTTGCGATCCATTAGAGTTTAGGCAAGACTCGCATTTGGGTGTTGTTGGGTTAATGGAAGCAATTAGAGAGAAGAAGGTATTAGTTATTAATCCTCTTGGTACCAGAATTCTGGAAAACCCCGGGTTGATGGCCTTTTTACCTCAGCTTTGCAAGCATATTTTAGGCGAAGATTTAATATTGCCATCAGTTGCTACTTGGTGGTGTGGGCAACAAAAAGAGAAAAAGTATGTGCTAGAAAACATCAAGTTTTTACTCATCAGAAAAATATACAGACACAATTCAAACAGAACTGTATATGGTGGTGATCTTTCTGAAAGTGAACTTGACGATTTAATAGCAGATATCAATACCAGACCTTATTTATATGTAGGGCAGGAGATGGTGAAATTCTCAACTACTCCCTCTTATATAGATGGTAAACTAGAAGCGCGCAATGCAGTTTTTAGAAGCTACATTGTTTCAGACTCAGATAAAGGCACTTACCATGTAATGCCGGGTGGTTTGTCTCGCAGTTCGCCAGATAGAGGAGTGTTTATTGTTTCTAATCAGAATGGTGGAATTAGTAAAGATACTTGGGTGCTTGGGCAAGAGAGAAGAAAAGTAGAGACTCATAAAAAAGTAAGAGTAACACAACAAGTAGAAAATATACTACCAAGCCGTACAGGTGAGAACCTATTTTGGTTGGGTAGACATATCGAACGCTCGATTTATACTGTGCGCTTGTTGAGGATTATCATTAGAAAATTCTACGAAACAGATGATGAAACCAATGTGGAAAATGATATTACACTTGTTCCACTTTTAAAGGCATTAACTGCAATTACGGGTACTCAGCCAGGTTTTTTTAAGAGAAAAACTTTGCAGAACCCAGAGAAAGAGCTTATTTCTTTGATGAATGATACCAAGAGGCTAGGTACATTAAGTCAGTCTTTACAGGCATTTATCTCTAATGGATATGCGGTAAGAGATAGGTTAAGTTTAGATACTTGGCGAATTTTAGAAAGCATCTCTGAAGAGTGGGAGCATATGCAATCTAAAACAAGTGTAAGTGACATTAACAGAAACCTAGATAACTTGATTATCAAACTTATGGCTTTTCATGGGTTAAATATCGATAATATGACAAGAGAGCCATCTTGGTATATATTAAATATCGGAAGGTTTTTGGAGTCTTCTATGCAGACTTGTGCTATTCTTAAAAATATCTTATCGGCTAAACACGATACAGAAACAGAAAAAACACTGCTAGAATTTGTATTGATGGCCAACGAAAGTTTGGTTACTTATCGATACAGGTATCGCTCTACACTTGAGATTTATGGTGTGTTAAGCTTGTTATTAATTGATGAGTTAAATCCTAAGTCTGTAGTTTATCAGATTGAAAATATCAATTACCATGTAGAAAGTATGCCTACTGGTAAAGAAAGATATTTAAACCCGATTAGAAAGAAACTACTAGAAATTACAACTCTAGTAAGGCTTTGCGATCCGCAACATCTAGCTACAATACCAGAAAAAGAAAAGAGTAGAGTAGAGTTAAGAGATTTGTTGGGTAATGTAATGCAAGGTTTATCCGAAGCATCTAACATTATTAATGAACATTATTTTAGCCATATACAAAGCCAATATAGTTTTGTCACAACAGAAATTCCTGAGGTATGA
- a CDS encoding alpha/beta hydrolase encodes MPAKKLFRYSLWIFFILMNVVAYFHAYKFTHFANPEITKTSSPAPLSLFDKASLLFFGVNNPRPENKILPSRSFEKIELESNKKIACWLIKSENSKGTVALFHGFSGEKSSMLDKSEAFLAMGYNTLLVDFMGSGESEGNQTTIGFFESKQVKTCFDYLSKQGEKNIILFGTSMGAVAILKAVSDYNISPAAIIVECPFGSMYKTVCARFRIMQVPTFPMAGLLVFWGGIQNGFWAFAHNPENYAKQVNCPTLLLYGEKDQKVSREEIDTIFSNLKGIKALETYPEAAHENYLIKYQNKWQIDVAKFLADSI; translated from the coding sequence ATGCCAGCTAAAAAACTATTCCGCTACTCCCTATGGATCTTCTTTATCCTAATGAATGTTGTAGCTTATTTCCATGCTTATAAATTCACGCATTTTGCAAATCCTGAAATAACCAAAACCAGTTCGCCTGCACCACTGAGTTTATTCGATAAAGCAAGTTTGTTGTTTTTCGGTGTAAACAACCCAAGGCCAGAAAATAAAATCCTACCTAGCAGAAGTTTCGAGAAAATTGAATTAGAGAGTAATAAGAAAATAGCTTGCTGGCTAATAAAGTCAGAAAACTCAAAAGGAACGGTAGCTTTGTTTCATGGTTTTAGTGGCGAAAAATCTTCTATGCTCGATAAATCAGAAGCCTTTTTAGCAATGGGTTACAATACTTTACTAGTCGATTTTATGGGCTCGGGCGAATCAGAAGGTAATCAAACAACTATTGGCTTTTTCGAAAGTAAACAAGTAAAAACTTGTTTCGATTACCTCAGCAAACAAGGTGAAAAAAATATTATTCTTTTCGGTACCTCCATGGGAGCTGTTGCCATTTTAAAGGCAGTAAGCGATTATAACATTTCACCAGCAGCAATTATAGTTGAGTGTCCGTTTGGTTCTATGTACAAAACTGTTTGTGCAAGATTTAGAATAATGCAAGTACCAACATTTCCAATGGCAGGCTTGTTGGTTTTTTGGGGAGGCATTCAAAATGGTTTCTGGGCTTTTGCTCATAATCCGGAAAATTATGCTAAACAAGTAAATTGCCCTACTTTATTATTGTATGGTGAGAAAGACCAAAAAGTGAGCAGAGAAGAGATTGACACAATCTTTTCGAATTTGAAAGGTATCAAAGCTTTAGAAACTTATCCGGAAGCTGCACATGAAAACTATTTGATTAAGTACCAAAATAAGTGGCAAATAGATGTTGCAAAGTTTTTAGCTGATAGTATATAA
- a CDS encoding class I SAM-dependent methyltransferase, with protein MKLIEDNQLRLSHVVANNKMNRQRQLTGVNSYAKEIGINIFEFLSNRIETGEETVLWLDICCGEGKALIECAQLLKETDYEKQVIIIGLDLVSMFEAYPRKDLSNLKLLECAIELWETDRQFDLITCVHGLHYVGDKLGVIKKIAALLKPTGKLVGHIDLNNLKNNLGKPIDKCIKDSWKSMGWVYNSKSHLLKIDGRSDWKHVGVYQGADDTAGPNYTGQEAVNSYYKLDG; from the coding sequence ATGAAATTGATTGAAGATAATCAACTGAGGTTATCGCATGTAGTAGCCAATAATAAAATGAACCGGCAAAGACAACTCACAGGAGTAAACAGCTATGCCAAAGAGATCGGGATTAACATTTTTGAGTTTCTAAGCAATAGAATTGAAACAGGCGAAGAAACAGTACTATGGTTAGACATCTGTTGTGGTGAGGGAAAAGCTTTAATAGAGTGCGCTCAACTTCTTAAAGAAACAGATTATGAAAAACAGGTTATAATAATTGGTCTTGATCTGGTATCGATGTTCGAAGCTTATCCCCGTAAAGATTTATCAAACCTAAAGCTGTTAGAGTGTGCCATTGAACTTTGGGAGACCGATAGGCAGTTCGATTTAATTACTTGTGTGCATGGTTTGCATTATGTTGGTGATAAGTTAGGTGTGATAAAAAAAATAGCGGCATTATTAAAGCCTACGGGCAAGTTAGTTGGCCATATAGATTTAAATAACCTGAAAAATAATTTGGGCAAACCAATAGATAAATGCATTAAAGATAGTTGGAAATCTATGGGCTGGGTTTACAATTCGAAAAGCCATTTACTTAAGATAGATGGAAGATCAGATTGGAAACATGTTGGTGTATACCAAGGAGCCGATGATACCGCTGGTCCTAATTATACAGGCCAAGAAGCTGTTAATTCTTATTATAAACTAGATGGATAA
- a CDS encoding glycoside hydrolase family 9 protein has translation MHKIIKKTLATFLLLQLSYYLFAQDVKVLTNHIGYDQSRSKKAVVIAEEKLPVDNFLLIDENTGKTVYNGKVTFNGAVDKWKNWQFWEMDFSDFKNAGKYRIQISFNQQVVNSFPFDIEANLIEKLTLSDVVYYFKGQRSSGLFDKADKHLVIPETGDTVDVHGGWYDATGDYGKHLSHLSFSTYFNPQQITISAWSMFKAYEYLKKADGKDFRQSSRRLIDEAMYGADFLVRMHVADGSFYRSVGAPGPGKLAKDRVVRPESEGYSIKKSKDQSFHEEKKEANKLLSYQVSYRSGGGIAIAALAMASTYDISGDFTNKEYLVAAEEAFIYLEKENLVMTNNGVENILDDYCALNAATELYKATKKEKYKQAADKRANSLMSRLSSWKTYKDFWRADEKDRPFFHPSDAGLPVMSLMYYTEIADNATQNIIKEVVKKSLEFELAVTLEVNNPFGYSRQLVQDTLGNRRTSFFFPHGSDAAPWWQGENARLSSMAAAARMAANYFSEDKPFAQKLNAFAQNQLNWVLGLNPYDACMLHGKGHNNPEYGFFGTYEYKTAPGGIVNGITAGFNDEHDIDFNLSYAKTGMDNDWRWAEQWLPHAAWYLLAVATP, from the coding sequence ATGCACAAGATCATCAAAAAAACATTGGCAACCTTTTTACTACTTCAACTATCGTATTATTTATTCGCTCAAGATGTAAAAGTTTTAACAAACCATATAGGCTACGACCAAAGTCGAAGTAAAAAAGCAGTAGTAATTGCCGAAGAAAAACTACCTGTTGATAACTTTTTATTAATTGATGAAAACACTGGAAAAACTGTATACAATGGTAAAGTTACTTTTAATGGTGCTGTTGATAAGTGGAAAAACTGGCAGTTTTGGGAAATGGATTTCAGTGATTTTAAGAATGCTGGAAAATATCGAATCCAAATCAGTTTTAATCAGCAAGTTGTAAATTCTTTTCCATTTGATATAGAAGCAAACCTCATAGAAAAGCTCACACTCTCAGATGTGGTTTACTATTTTAAAGGTCAACGTAGTTCTGGTTTATTCGACAAAGCAGACAAACACTTGGTAATCCCAGAAACAGGTGATACTGTAGATGTACATGGTGGTTGGTATGATGCAACTGGCGACTATGGCAAGCACTTATCTCACCTTTCGTTTTCAACTTATTTCAATCCTCAGCAAATTACCATTTCCGCATGGAGTATGTTTAAAGCATATGAATATTTGAAGAAAGCAGATGGCAAAGATTTTCGCCAAAGTAGCAGGAGATTGATAGATGAAGCTATGTACGGCGCAGACTTTCTAGTTAGGATGCATGTTGCTGATGGTTCTTTTTACCGTAGTGTGGGCGCACCCGGTCCCGGTAAATTGGCGAAAGACAGAGTAGTAAGACCAGAGAGTGAAGGCTACAGTATCAAGAAATCTAAAGATCAGTCATTCCACGAAGAGAAGAAAGAAGCCAATAAATTATTGAGCTATCAAGTAAGTTATCGATCTGGTGGTGGTATTGCTATTGCTGCTTTGGCGATGGCTTCCACTTATGATATATCAGGAGATTTTACCAATAAAGAATATCTCGTAGCAGCAGAAGAGGCTTTTATTTATTTAGAAAAAGAAAATCTGGTAATGACCAATAATGGAGTTGAAAATATACTGGATGATTATTGTGCATTAAACGCAGCAACAGAGCTGTACAAAGCCACTAAAAAAGAAAAGTACAAACAAGCTGCTGACAAGCGTGCAAATTCGCTTATGAGCAGATTAAGCTCATGGAAAACCTACAAAGATTTTTGGCGTGCAGATGAAAAAGACAGGCCTTTTTTTCATCCATCTGATGCTGGCTTACCAGTAATGAGTCTAATGTATTATACTGAAATTGCAGATAATGCAACTCAGAATATAATTAAAGAGGTAGTAAAAAAATCTTTAGAGTTTGAGTTGGCAGTTACCCTAGAAGTAAACAATCCTTTTGGGTATAGCAGACAGTTGGTGCAAGATACTTTGGGTAATAGAAGAACTTCTTTCTTTTTTCCACATGGTAGTGACGCAGCACCTTGGTGGCAAGGAGAAAATGCCAGACTTTCATCTATGGCAGCAGCAGCCAGAATGGCCGCTAATTATTTTTCTGAAGATAAACCCTTTGCTCAAAAGCTAAATGCATTTGCACAAAACCAACTTAACTGGGTATTGGGTTTAAATCCTTACGATGCTTGTATGTTACATGGCAAAGGTCACAACAATCCCGAATATGGTTTTTTCGGCACATACGAATATAAAACAGCTCCTGGAGGCATTGTGAATGGAATTACTGCTGGCTTTAACGACGAACACGATATCGATTTCAACCTTTCTTATGCAAAAACCGGAATGGATAACGATTGGCGTTGGGCTGAACAGTGGTTACCTCATGCAGCTTGGTATTTATTAGCAGTAGCTACACCATAA
- a CDS encoding ThuA domain-containing protein, protein MIKAKGGWLGFHHATLLGEFDGYSMWQWFSDFMGGIRFKNYIADFAQAEVNVEKKKHPVMKDVPVSFTIKKEEWYTYDNSPRKQVKVLASVDENSYKPDSEIKMGDHPVIWTNESKAARNLYIFMGHSPILFENQAYTTLFKNAIFWAAGK, encoded by the coding sequence TTGATCAAGGCAAAAGGAGGTTGGCTTGGCTTCCACCATGCAACTTTATTAGGCGAATTCGATGGTTACTCAATGTGGCAATGGTTTTCAGATTTTATGGGAGGTATCCGATTTAAAAACTACATAGCCGATTTTGCCCAAGCCGAAGTTAATGTTGAAAAGAAAAAACATCCTGTAATGAAAGATGTACCAGTTTCATTTACGATTAAAAAAGAAGAATGGTATACCTACGATAATAGCCCAAGAAAGCAAGTGAAGGTATTGGCTAGTGTAGATGAAAACTCCTATAAGCCAGACTCTGAGATTAAGATGGGCGACCATCCCGTAATCTGGACAAACGAATCAAAAGCAGCCCGAAATCTCTACATTTTTATGGGGCATTCACCCATTCTTTTTGAAAACCAAGCTTATACAACCCTGTTTAAAAATGCTATTTTCTGGGCGGCAGGCAAATAA
- a CDS encoding transglutaminase family protein has translation MRYRVTHATKYIYQSSASLCHNIVCQSPADFPFQQVDKYDYSINPEPNFSSERKDFFENNVVYFSLQKAHKELVVKSESEVTLSRPNWMDIKPEDTPAWETVVKQLKTPASKNDTRQFYLESTHVTFVKGIREYTLESFTPDRPILEALLDLNTRIFKDFTFTPGFTEISTPLEDVFENKKGVCQDYAHFGLACTRSIGLAARYMSGYIETIPPPGKPKLVGADASHAWIAVYIPEVGWVELDSTNNLLVNDQHVRVATGRDFADVVPLKGIVYSGGKQKMVVTVDVNKIE, from the coding sequence ATGAGATATAGGGTGACACATGCTACGAAGTATATTTATCAGTCATCGGCATCATTATGTCATAATATTGTATGCCAATCGCCAGCTGATTTTCCATTTCAACAAGTTGATAAATACGATTATTCAATAAATCCAGAGCCAAATTTTTCATCAGAAAGGAAAGATTTTTTTGAGAATAATGTGGTGTATTTTTCTTTACAAAAAGCACATAAAGAGCTGGTTGTAAAATCAGAAAGTGAGGTAACGCTATCTAGGCCAAACTGGATGGATATAAAGCCGGAAGATACACCAGCTTGGGAGACTGTAGTAAAGCAATTAAAAACACCAGCTTCTAAAAATGATACTCGCCAATTCTATTTAGAGTCTACACACGTAACCTTTGTAAAAGGCATTCGGGAGTATACACTAGAATCATTTACACCAGATAGGCCGATTCTAGAAGCCCTTTTGGACTTAAATACCCGTATTTTTAAAGATTTTACTTTTACTCCCGGTTTTACAGAGATAAGTACGCCACTCGAAGATGTTTTTGAAAACAAAAAAGGAGTTTGCCAAGACTACGCACATTTCGGTTTGGCTTGTACACGATCTATAGGTTTGGCAGCTCGCTACATGAGTGGTTACATCGAGACTATTCCACCTCCCGGAAAACCGAAACTAGTAGGAGCAGATGCTTCGCACGCTTGGATAGCTGTTTACATACCAGAAGTTGGTTGGGTAGAGCTAGATTCTACCAATAATCTTTTGGTAAACGATCAGCATGTACGAGTAGCCACTGGTAGAGACTTTGCCGATGTAGTTCCCCTCAAAGGAATTGTATACAGTGGTGGTAAGCAGAAAATGGTGGTAACAGTAGATGTGAATAAGATAGAGTAG
- a CDS encoding DUF2126 domain-containing protein, with protein sequence MSIRVALRHFTSYHYEHHIEVSPQVIRLRPAPHSRTQIKGYSLNIKPENHFINWQQDPFGNYLARVVFPDKIDHFEIDVEVIAEMVVINPFDFFVEEYAEKFPFEYDTSLKQQLSPYLEIKEKEPLLLELVEEAKTLLKKDMNTVDFLVAANQLIYNRLNYNIRMEPGVQSCEDTLTKNSGSCRDFTWLLVQVLRHLGLASRFTSGYLIQLKPDVKSLDGPSGPEEDFTDLHAWAEVYVPGAGWIGLDATSGLFAGEGHIPLACTPNPESAAPISGTAESVKTEFQFENSVKRIVEKPRVTKPYSDEQWAKIIAVGDKVDEDLQANDVRLTMGGEPTFVAIENQDAPEWNSSADGEHKRRLSNRLFHLLKDEFGTGALMQYGQGKWYPGEPLPRWKLACYWRKDGLPIWKNDELMADLSRNYGFSANDAKNFIAKLGEELNLDPQNILPAYEDPFYFAWEESKIPVNVDPLKKDLKSPLERQRLAELLSQGMNEPVGFVVPIEWDGYNQSWKSCKWQFRREHMFLIPGNSPIGLRLPLNSIQYVNPKEEEIKHQRSLLEEAEALPAPEEIEDLIDTSKNYNNSSFIFKTAILVEIREGKMFVFLPPVSYLEHYLNLVSAIESVAEQLQMPVLIEGYDPPSDNRMQKLMITPDPGVIEVNVHPSSSWKEILGIYDTLYDRAAQSRLTTEKFNLDGRHTGTGGGNHVTLGGVTPGDSPLLRRPDVLKSFITYWQHHPSLSYLFSTQFIGPTSQAPRVDEGRDEILYELELAFQQVPDMSENDVPYWLVDRIFRNLLVDITGNTHRAEFCIDKLYSPDSPTGRLGILEFRGFDMPPHYRMCMVQFLLIRSLLSWFWKKPYNHKLVRWGTALHDKFLLPHYCYKDLGEVINDLVGAGYDFNISWFDPFFSFRFPFLGELQVDDIHIELKMAIEPWHVLGEEMSSTGTARFVDSSLERIQVKISGLTDSRYHLLCNGIRIPMKNTGIQGEYVAGIRYRAWQPPSALHPTIGTDTPLIIDLFDTWTNKSVAACQYHVAHPGGRNYDTFPVNSYEAESRRISRFFDFGHSVNLVEPTVMNQQSSGRFVTKVNILSHYEATGEIVNPDYPYTMDLRRYKGKKHY encoded by the coding sequence ATGTCGATAAGAGTAGCACTAAGGCATTTTACAAGCTATCATTACGAGCATCATATTGAGGTTTCGCCTCAAGTAATTCGTTTACGCCCAGCGCCGCATTCAAGAACTCAGATTAAAGGTTATTCGCTGAATATCAAACCTGAAAATCATTTTATAAACTGGCAGCAAGATCCATTTGGTAACTATTTGGCAAGAGTAGTTTTTCCAGATAAGATAGATCATTTCGAGATTGACGTGGAGGTAATTGCCGAAATGGTGGTAATAAATCCATTTGATTTTTTTGTTGAAGAATACGCTGAGAAATTCCCTTTTGAGTATGATACTTCACTAAAGCAGCAGCTTTCTCCATATCTGGAAATTAAAGAAAAAGAGCCATTGCTATTGGAATTGGTAGAAGAAGCCAAAACTCTGCTGAAAAAAGATATGAACACAGTTGATTTTCTAGTAGCAGCAAATCAACTTATATATAATAGGCTTAATTACAATATAAGAATGGAACCGGGGGTGCAATCTTGTGAAGATACCCTCACAAAAAACTCTGGTTCTTGTCGCGATTTTACATGGCTATTAGTACAGGTGCTCAGACATTTGGGACTCGCTTCCCGATTTACGTCTGGTTATCTTATACAGTTAAAGCCCGATGTAAAATCTCTTGATGGCCCATCTGGCCCAGAAGAAGATTTTACCGATTTACATGCTTGGGCAGAGGTTTATGTACCCGGAGCAGGTTGGATAGGCTTAGATGCAACTTCTGGTTTATTCGCAGGTGAAGGTCACATTCCTTTGGCTTGTACACCAAACCCTGAGAGTGCAGCGCCAATTTCTGGAACTGCCGAGTCAGTAAAAACAGAGTTTCAGTTCGAAAACTCTGTTAAAAGAATTGTAGAGAAACCAAGGGTTACCAAGCCTTATAGCGATGAGCAATGGGCAAAAATAATTGCTGTAGGAGATAAAGTAGACGAAGATTTGCAGGCGAATGATGTTAGGCTTACCATGGGTGGAGAGCCAACATTTGTAGCAATAGAAAATCAAGATGCGCCAGAATGGAATTCATCGGCAGACGGAGAACATAAAAGAAGACTTTCAAACAGGTTGTTTCACCTACTCAAAGATGAGTTTGGAACCGGTGCTCTTATGCAATATGGGCAGGGTAAATGGTACCCGGGAGAGCCATTACCTCGTTGGAAGTTAGCCTGCTACTGGCGTAAAGATGGCTTGCCTATTTGGAAGAATGATGAATTAATGGCAGACCTTTCTCGTAACTATGGGTTTAGTGCAAACGATGCCAAAAACTTTATAGCAAAGTTGGGAGAAGAGTTAAACCTTGATCCACAAAATATTTTACCGGCTTACGAAGACCCATTCTATTTTGCTTGGGAAGAAAGTAAAATACCGGTAAATGTTGATCCGCTAAAAAAAGACCTTAAATCTCCATTAGAGAGACAAAGACTAGCAGAATTGCTTAGTCAGGGAATGAATGAGCCAGTAGGTTTTGTAGTGCCTATCGAATGGGATGGTTATAACCAAAGTTGGAAAAGTTGTAAATGGCAATTCCGTAGAGAGCATATGTTTCTAATTCCGGGAAATTCGCCAATAGGTTTAAGGCTTCCGCTTAATTCTATTCAATATGTAAACCCAAAAGAAGAAGAAATTAAACATCAACGAAGTCTTTTAGAAGAAGCTGAAGCTTTACCTGCACCAGAAGAAATCGAAGATTTAATTGATACATCAAAGAATTATAACAACAGCAGTTTTATCTTTAAAACAGCCATATTGGTTGAGATTCGAGAAGGTAAAATGTTTGTATTCTTACCTCCAGTAAGTTATTTGGAGCATTATCTCAATCTGGTAAGTGCAATAGAAAGTGTGGCTGAGCAATTGCAAATGCCTGTGCTTATAGAAGGTTACGATCCTCCTTCTGATAACAGAATGCAAAAGTTAATGATTACGCCAGATCCGGGTGTAATTGAAGTAAACGTGCATCCATCATCTTCTTGGAAAGAGATTCTCGGAATTTACGATACACTCTACGATAGAGCCGCTCAGTCTCGCTTAACTACAGAGAAATTTAACTTAGATGGCCGCCATACTGGTACTGGTGGTGGCAACCATGTTACTTTAGGTGGAGTAACTCCGGGAGACAGTCCACTTTTAAGAAGACCAGATGTTTTAAAAAGTTTTATTACCTATTGGCAACATCACCCATCATTATCTTATCTTTTTTCAACCCAGTTTATCGGGCCAACTAGTCAGGCGCCAAGGGTAGATGAAGGTAGAGATGAAATTCTTTATGAGTTAGAATTGGCATTTCAGCAAGTGCCAGATATGAGTGAAAATGATGTGCCTTACTGGTTGGTAGATAGAATTTTTAGAAACTTATTAGTAGATATAACAGGCAATACACATAGAGCAGAGTTTTGTATAGACAAACTTTATTCGCCAGACTCGCCAACTGGTAGGTTAGGTATTTTGGAGTTTAGAGGTTTTGATATGCCACCGCATTATAGAATGTGTATGGTGCAGTTCCTGCTCATTAGATCATTACTTTCTTGGTTTTGGAAGAAGCCATACAATCATAAATTAGTAAGGTGGGGCACTGCTTTACATGATAAGTTTTTGTTACCTCATTACTGTTATAAAGACCTTGGCGAGGTAATCAACGATTTAGTAGGAGCAGGTTACGACTTCAATATTTCATGGTTCGATCCGTTTTTCAGTTTCCGATTTCCATTTTTAGGAGAGTTACAGGTAGATGATATTCATATAGAGTTGAAAATGGCGATAGAACCATGGCATGTATTGGGCGAAGAAATGTCGAGTACAGGAACAGCCCGTTTTGTAGATTCTTCATTAGAACGTATACAGGTAAAAATATCAGGATTAACAGATTCCAGATATCATTTGCTATGTAATGGTATTCGTATTCCTATGAAAAATACAGGCATTCAAGGTGAGTATGTGGCAGGTATTAGATACAGAGCATGGCAACCACCATCGGCATTACATCCTACTATAGGTACAGATACCCCGTTGATCATTGATTTATTTGATACTTGGACGAATAAGTCTGTCGCAGCTTGTCAATATCATGTGGCACATCCGGGAGGTAGAAATTACGACACCTTCCCTGTAAACAGTTACGAGGCAGAATCGAGAAGAATTTCAAGATTCTTTGACTTTGGTCATTCAGTAAATCTGGTTGAGCCAACAGTGATGAACCAACAATCTTCTGGTAGATTTGTAACCAAAGTAAACATTTTGAGTCACTATGAAGCCACTGGTGAAATAGTAAATCCTGATTATCCCTATACAATGGACTTGAGGCGTTATAAGGGTAAAAAACATTATTGA